Genomic segment of Arachis hypogaea cultivar Tifrunner chromosome 16, arahy.Tifrunner.gnm2.J5K5, whole genome shotgun sequence:
TTACTCGAACAAACAGGAGACAATAACCACTTAGTGCATTAAAACTTCAAAAGTAACTATCAACTATAATAGCATAaaacatatttcaataaaaacaATTACTGCACAAGTAACgaaaatattttactaatttataagTACAAATATCATATTTGGAACATTACAGAAAAGAAATATAGTTCAGTACTGTGAAGGAAAGAAAAGCATTCAATACACTTTGAATGATGCTTAAACCAACAGGTCCatggtttatgtgatgaaaaaaGCAGAATGCTCCATACCTGTTTCTTCCAAACATTTCTACTCCCTTGAAATATAATTCTTTCTCTAGAGTTTTCCAATCTGAGAAACTTAGCTTCTCATCAACTTGCCCTTCCATTGAACTGTACAAATTCTTAAATTCAATCTCATTTTTGGTATCTTTTTGCCTATCCACAACATCTTTGTCAGGTTTTACATTACCACTGCTACCAGAAGTATGTTCAGCAGAAACTTCTGATGATGCATGAGTAACTCTCTGTTTTTCTTCATTGCATGCATCCAAATTTAGGTCACTGCTTCCAGTAACTATATCATCTGagattttcttcatctttttactAGAGTTCTGAGTCTGAGAATCGTCAGGAGGCAATATGGAATCGCGTAATGCTGAGTCTGACTTATTTTTGACCTTCCGTTTCCCCATAATTTCTGGGACAGGAACATCAGATTTGAGATCTCCACAACAACCAATATCTTCTGTGAGACGTCTTTCTTCCTGTGAGATAGCTTTAGTACTTTGATTACTTGGCCCCTCTCCACTGGAAGGTGCCAATATCTCATCTGATTCTTCTGTTGCAGTTATCTTACCCTGCAAGGACCCAGGAGTCAAGTATTCTGACAACATCTTGACATCCTTTAACTGAAAGAAAGTAAAATGAGATTAGGTGCAACTCTGTAACCATACACATATATAGAATAGTTCATCCAAAGTGAAGTGGAAAGCATGTATTATTAAGTAACTTCGGTCAATGAAATAAAcaaccacttaacacacatattcaGCCAATTTTCTTCACAGCATACTAACCCCTCCTACAATGAATATGTCCAGAACATAATGCCAACAGGGTGAAAAATAATCTCACGAGAACCATTTTCATAGAATTTGATGTTGTAAGCAAGCAAAAGGTCTACTTTCTTCCCACCCTGCttcgaaataataataataaccgaaTTCTCAGACAAGGAGAAGTGTAATACCAGAAGATAACATTGGTCACTGCATGGTTTCCGGTCACCTTCAGGTTCAGACCAAACTGGCTGCTTTTCACTCTGTGAAGTAGAGCATCAATCTAATTTAGTTTTGGAGCCAACCATTTACAACATATCCTGTTTGATATCTGTTTTCATTTTAATTGATGTATTTCACTGATTtccatcatttttctttaccatgtTCTATTTTCAAGAtatcatgaaataaaaataaacaaaattttggtTTCTTCAACTAATTCCTTGACAAAacatgaaatgaaaactaaaagtATACCAAACACTCCTGAAGTTGAAGAAAACATAAGTACTGTTCCTTACAGGATATATTAAAGGCTGAGAACATCCATGCAGGGGACAGTCAAACAGCTGCTGGAAGAAATCAGAAAGCAGAGGCACTATTTTAATATCATATCGGATGCCACATGATTAACAAATAATGTTAGAAGGATAATGTTTTAGTATGTACTATGCAACGGCGACAGAAAAGGTTATCAAAAGAATCTAAAGCAGCACTCAGGCTTTTCTCCAAACATATGCCAATGTGAGGTTTGTATTCTCCAGAATCTTCATGGTGCTGATTCTGCCTCCCCATACTTTTTGCCTTGAGATCTTTGTACCTATCCTGATACATAAATATGTCTTCTCAAGATACATCTCAGTTCTGCAACTTATGTTTGCAATACCAAATTATGATTAACAAGCATAGCACACAATAATGTCAACAAAATATTTTAGATTACCTGAATTTCCAAACTGGTACCCTGAACAAACTGACTAACAATATTCAATACCTCATCAGTTAGCCCAAGTTCCTCAAATGCCATCCTAAATAAATTCAAGAGTCAAAGACTGTAATTGTAGAGACTAGAGAATGGAAACATGGacactaaaataaaatagaaaataatgcaCTATGAgcaaagatttgaatttgaacatCGTGTGATCACAATAAGTCTTATTTCCTGAACAGCAGCAAGAAAAAACCATAGAGAAACAAAGTATCTATCTTACTCAgaaattaaatatgttaaaaatgAGGACCAGTATATCTAATGACAAAATACTGCTGTCAGGATCCATTGGTCTTGGCATTTTGTCTTTGTTCAAATAAATAGAACTTCTACATGCAAGTAAAGCATCTCCATTTTAACTTACCATAAAAGCCGGTCTTCACCTTCAGAAAATTCATGCTTAACTCCctcattttctgttaattcttcATCACTGTCACTGCATATCAGTGCTTCACCTCCATGTTTCTCATAATAGATGCGTCTTCTACCAATAATTGACTGATCTTCACTCATTTTCTCATTTCTGTGTTATGTGATATTTAGAAGAGAATACAAAAAACATAATGCAGTATGCATATGGATTGCTCAAATACGATTTAAGATGAAATTCTCTATTTATTCAGCCATGATGTAACAATAAAATTACAACCTGTGATTTAGGGGGTCACAAGTTTAAGCAGTGGAAACAATGTCTTCACTTGCAGACATGTATGTCTACCCTCCTTAAACTAGATCACCATTTAAAGAGAATACAATTCCAGAAACATGTATTTTCACTTTGGTATATTTTGGATACTGGGAAGTGGGAACATATGAAGAGGAGTTTAATATTTGGTGCCTAAAATTCAAATGTACCTGGCCAAATGCATCCAAGTTGTATATGTTGGTATTTTTTCAATGGATGGAAGCCTGATACTTGGTGCTGGTATTCCATGAGGATTGTTCTCTCCTAAAAGTTGAAATAAAGAAAGGTACTTAGACTGAGGTTGGTTAATTCTTGAAGAAAGCATTTCACTGGCCCTGTTTTCCTTGGTCTGTGATGAGTCCCAACTTGAGATAACTGACAAGATAGCTGAAATCTGATGTTGTAGATTCTCACCATTCTTCTGTAATTTTTCCTGCAAAAAACATGAGCGATATTAGCTGCAAGCTACCTAGCAAGCTGTTAAAACAAGAGAATTCCATATAACAGTTGAgggaaacaaaatcaaataagaaaccaCAAAGCTGGGGTCCGAAATTCCAATTAAATAAAGCCTTTGGTCGCTCAACAATGAACGAACAAAGAAATTACTTGACTGTAACTTGTAAAACACAACATCTCAAAGCTGGTGGACCCTTTCCATGAATCAAGTCATTCAATTAAAAGCTTACTTTGACAGATATAATTCTCTCCTCCTGGATTTGCTTCCTCATCTGATCTATCTTGCTCGCCAAGGTTCCACTAGTATCTTCCATTGGCTCTCCATGCTGATTCTGTAACATTATATAATACaactaaataaagaaataaaccaATTACACAGAACACCATACATTAACATtcagaataaacaaaaaatagtaCAAAATCATCAACCTCTGTGAATAACAACTCTGGCTACggaaattgaaaaacaaaagaaaagaaaaatgcataTAACGAATGGGAAGTTCAATTCCAACGCGATCCCACAGAGGATTCACGTGCCATTTTCCAGAGAAACGAATGATTGGAAACAAAATAATGAGCTTAAATTGGAGATTAAAGCCCTACAACTACAAGTGAGCTCAATTATGGTTCTATTTGGTACATAGAGGAACACGTTAAACTACAGCGCATCAGAATACAACAAGATACAAAATGTAGCAGTGTTACTATTACGTAGATGAATTCTAAAATAACGTTAACACACGAAATACAGtgcgaaaaaaagaagaagaaaaagatatgtTAGAAAAGGAGAATCAGCAGCAGCTAAAGGAAAAAGAACATAAAAATGAAATGATACCTGAGGTTTGGAGGCGGAGTCGGTGGCTTTGGTAACCATTGATTCCCTGCGCTGCGCAGCGCAGAGAAGAGGTTGACGGACGAGAAGGGAGGAAGAGAGATGGAGAGTGAGTACATACAGAAACAGAACAGAACACAGtgatctttattttatttgatatttcaCATTTATTCATAGAAACAAAATCTAACGAGAATACAGCGTTTGTTGACGTGCTAACTTTAATTTCCGAGATTTTATTCCTATGAGGAATTATTTATGTGGCCCAACTGGCCATTGTGAATACTATATTAGTCAACTTTACAAATTagtcattaaataaattatttgtaaagaatatattatagaaaaaaaatataataaaagcttgaaaaataataagattaattttgatgtactgataatataatttttttaaataattatttacataattaatataaaaaataattatttttattaatataatattacgtaattagatatatataaaaaattattttaatacatcaaaattaaattcaaataatatatatttttttacatttataAAGATCACGTGGTGATAATCgttttttacttatatttttcaaGGTATATTGCGATTGAGTATGATCCTATCAAATACGGATATTTTGTTGAGTTACCGTATTTGTATGTCGGACATATTTTAGACATGACATTTATCGATACTCGTCCGACACGCATGTGTGCTATATTCAaccgtgttttaataaaaaataaaaaaatcttttttgaacacacttggacacacctaaataccatcacgtgtcggTGTATCCagccttattcttaacatatattattaaaatgagtttagaaataatatattattatttattaaaataaaaaatattttaaatacttttatataattaaaagaagacattaacagttaaaaaattattttatattttaatacaaataaaatatttaaaattcattgtaacttatctaaaaaatactttatgttCTATATATATATCGTGTCTCCGTGTCTtatcagattttaaaatttgtatatctGCATATCCCGTATCGTATTATGTCCCGTATCC
This window contains:
- the LOC112756481 gene encoding histone-lysine N-methyltransferase EZA1 isoform X6 codes for the protein MVTKATDSASKPQNQHGEPMEDTSGTLASKIDQMRKQIQEERIISVKEKLQKNGENNPHGIPAPSIRLPSIEKIPTYTTWMHLARNEKMSEDQSIIGRRRIYYEKHGGEALICSDSDEELTENEGVKHEFSEGEDRLLWMAFEELGLTDEVLNIVSQFVQGTSLEIQDRYKDLKAKSMGRQNQHHEDSGEYKPHIGICLEKSLSAALDSFDNLFCRRCILFDCPLHGCSQPLIYPSEKQPVWSEPEGDRKPCSDQCYLLLKDVKMLSEYLTPGSLQGKITATEESDEILAPSSGEGPSNQSTKAISQEERRLTEDIGCCGDLKSDVPVPEIMGKRKVKNKSDSALRDSILPPDDSQTQNSSKKMKKISDDIVTGSSDLNLDACNEEKQRVTHASSEVSAEHTSGSSGNVKPDKDVVDRQKDTKNEIEFKNLYSSMEGQVDEKLSFSDWKTLEKELYFKGVEMFGRNSCLIARNLLSGLKTCKEVATYMSFPHTSSNGPSSITDENGKITANRTDQKMSSRSRTLRKRGKTRKSKYSSKSAGIPFAWKRIASGKNQSIKQYTPCECQTMCGKDCPCQTNETCCEKYCGCSDICKNRYRGCHCAKSQCRSRQCPCFAAGRECDPDVCRNCWVSCGGGSLGEPPRRGDGHCGNMRMLLRQRQRILLAKSSLVGWGAFIKNSVNKNDYLGEYTGELISHKEADKRGKIYDRENSSFLFNLNDQLVLDACRKGDKLKFANHWESPNCVAKVMLVAGDHRVGIFANKNINAGEELFYDYCYEPEHRPPWAVPKGEASKRDESAANQGRAKKNQSH
- the LOC112756481 gene encoding histone-lysine N-methyltransferase EZA1 isoform X7, which encodes MVTKATDSASKPQNQHGEPMEDTSGTLASKIDQMRKQIQEERIISVKEKLQKNGENNPHGIPAPSIRLPSIEKIPTYTTWMHLARNEKMSEDQSIIGRRRIYYEKHGGEALICSDSDEELTENEGVKHEFSEGEDRLLWMAFEELGLTDEVLNIVSQFVQGTSLEIQDRYKDLKAKSMGRQNQHHEDSGEYKPHIGICLEKSLSAALDSFDNLFCRRCIQLFDCPLHGCSQPLIYPSEKQPVWSEPEGDRKPCSDQCYLLLKDVKMLSEYLTPGSLQGKITATEESDEILAPSSGEGPSNQSTKAISQEERRLTEDIGCCGDLKSDVPVPEIMGKRKVKNKSDSALRDSILPPDDSQTQNSSKKMKKISDDIVTGSSDLNLDACNEEKQRVTHASSEVSAEHTSGSSGNVKPDKDVVDRQKDTKNEIEFKNLYSSMEGQVDEKLSFSDWKTLEKELYFKGVEMFGRNSCLIARNLLSGLKTCKEVATYMSFPHTSSNGPSSITDENGKITANRTMSSRSRTLRKRGKTRKSKYSSKSAGIPFAWKRIASGKNQSIKQYTPCECQTMCGKDCPCQTNETCCEKYCGCSDICKNRYRGCHCAKSQCRSRQCPCFAAGRECDPDVCRNCWVSCGGGSLGEPPRRGDGHCGNMRMLLRQRQRILLAKSSLVGWGAFIKNSVNKNDYLGEYTGELISHKEADKRGKIYDRENSSFLFNLNDQLVLDACRKGDKLKFANHWESPNCVAKVMLVAGDHRVGIFANKNINAGEELFYDYCYEPEHRPPWAVPKGEASKRDESAANQGRAKKNQSH
- the LOC112756481 gene encoding histone-lysine N-methyltransferase EZA1 isoform X5, translating into MVTKATDSASKPQNQHGEPMEDTSGTLASKIDQMRKQIQEERIISVKEKLQKNGENNPHGIPAPSIRLPSIEKIPTYTTWMHLARNEKMSEDQSIIGRRRIYYEKHGGEALICSDSDEELTENEGVKHEFSEGEDRLLWMAFEELGLTDEVLNIVSQFVQGTSLEIQDRYKDLKAKSMGRQNQHHEDSGEYKPHIGICLEKSLSAALDSFDNLFCRRCIQLFDCPLHGCSQPLIYPSEKQPVWSEPEGDRKPCSDQCYLLLKDVKMLSEYLTPGSLQGKITATEESDEILAPSSGEGPSNQSTKAISQEERRLTEDIGCCGDLKSDVPVPEIMGKRKVKNKSDSALRDSILPPDDSQTQNSSKKMKKISDDIVTGSSDLNLDACNEEKQRVTHASSEVSAEHTSGSSGNVKPDKDVVDRQKDTKNEIEFKNLYSSMEGQVDEKLSFSDWKTLEKELYFKGVEMFGRNSCLIARNLLSGLKTCKEVATYMSFPHTSSNGPSSITDENGKITANRTDQKMSSRSRTLRKRGKTRKSKYSSKSAGIPFAWKRIASGKNQSIKQYTPCECQTMCGKDCPCQTNETCCEKYCGCSDICKNRYRGCHCAKSQCRSRQCPCFAAGRECDPDVCRNCWVSCGGGSLGEPPRRGDGHCGNMRMLLRQRQRILLAKSSLVGWGAFIKNSVNKNDYLGEYTGELISHKEADKRGKIYDRENSSFLFNLNDQLVLDACRKGDKLKFANHWESPNCVAKVMLVAGDHRVGIFANKNINAGEELFYDYCYEPEHRPPWAVPKGEASKRDESAANQGRAKKNQSH
- the LOC112756481 gene encoding histone-lysine N-methyltransferase EZA1 isoform X2, with product MVTKATDSASKPQNQHGEPMEDTSGTLASKIDQMRKQIQEERIISVKEKLQKNGENLQHQISAILSVISSWDSSQTKENRASEMLSSRINQPQSKYLSLFQLLGENNPHGIPAPSIRLPSIEKIPTYTTWMHLARNEKMSEDQSIIGRRRIYYEKHGGEALICSDSDEELTENEGVKHEFSEGEDRLLWMAFEELGLTDEVLNIVSQFVQGTSLEIQDRYKDLKAKSMGRQNQHHEDSGEYKPHIGICLEKSLSAALDSFDNLFCRRCILFDCPLHGCSQPLIYPSEKQPVWSEPEGDRKPCSDQCYLLLKDVKMLSEYLTPGSLQGKITATEESDEILAPSSGEGPSNQSTKAISQEERRLTEDIGCCGDLKSDVPVPEIMGKRKVKNKSDSALRDSILPPDDSQTQNSSKKMKKISDDIVTGSSDLNLDACNEEKQRVTHASSEVSAEHTSGSSGNVKPDKDVVDRQKDTKNEIEFKNLYSSMEGQVDEKLSFSDWKTLEKELYFKGVEMFGRNSCLIARNLLSGLKTCKEVATYMSFPHTSSNGPSSITDENGKITANRTDQKMSSRSRTLRKRGKTRKSKYSSKSAGIPFAWKRIASGKNQSIKQYTPCECQTMCGKDCPCQTNETCCEKYCGCSDICKNRYRGCHCAKSQCRSRQCPCFAAGRECDPDVCRNCWVSCGGGSLGEPPRRGDGHCGNMRMLLRQRQRILLAKSSLVGWGAFIKNSVNKNDYLGEYTGELISHKEADKRGKIYDRENSSFLFNLNDQLVLDACRKGDKLKFANHWESPNCVAKVMLVAGDHRVGIFANKNINAGEELFYDYCYEPEHRPPWAVPKGEASKRDESAANQGRAKKNQSH
- the LOC112756481 gene encoding histone-lysine N-methyltransferase EZA1 isoform X4, with the translated sequence MVTKATDSASKPQNQHGEPMEDTSGTLASKIDQMRKQIQEERIISVKEKLQKNGENLQHQISAILSVISSWDSSQTKENRASEMLSSRINQPQSKYLSLFQLLGENNPHGIPAPSIRLPSIEKIPTYTTWMHLARNEKMSEDQSIIGRRRIYYEKHGGEALICSDSDEELTENEGVKHEFSEGEDRLLWMAFEELGLTDEVLNIVSQFVQGTSLEIQDRYKDLKAKSMGRQNQHHEDSGEYKPHIGICLEKSLSAALDSFDNLFCRRCILFDCPLHGCSQPLIYPSEKQPVWSEPEGDRKPCSDQCYLLLKDVKMLSEYLTPGSLQGKITATEESDEILAPSSGEGPSNQSTKAISQEERRLTEDIGCCGDLKSDVPVPEIMGKRKVKNKSDSALRDSILPPDDSQTQNSSKKMKKISDDIVTGSSDLNLDACNEEKQRVTHASSEVSAEHTSGSSGNVKPDKDVVDRQKDTKNEIEFKNLYSSMEGQVDEKLSFSDWKTLEKELYFKGVEMFGRNSCLIARNLLSGLKTCKEVATYMSFPHTSSNGPSSITDENGKITANRTMSSRSRTLRKRGKTRKSKYSSKSAGIPFAWKRIASGKNQSIKQYTPCECQTMCGKDCPCQTNETCCEKYCGCSDICKNRYRGCHCAKSQCRSRQCPCFAAGRECDPDVCRNCWVSCGGGSLGEPPRRGDGHCGNMRMLLRQRQRILLAKSSLVGWGAFIKNSVNKNDYLGEYTGELISHKEADKRGKIYDRENSSFLFNLNDQLVLDACRKGDKLKFANHWESPNCVAKVMLVAGDHRVGIFANKNINAGEELFYDYCYEPEHRPPWAVPKGEASKRDESAANQGRAKKNQSH
- the LOC112756481 gene encoding histone-lysine N-methyltransferase EZA1 isoform X1, giving the protein MVTKATDSASKPQNQHGEPMEDTSGTLASKIDQMRKQIQEERIISVKEKLQKNGENLQHQISAILSVISSWDSSQTKENRASEMLSSRINQPQSKYLSLFQLLGENNPHGIPAPSIRLPSIEKIPTYTTWMHLARNEKMSEDQSIIGRRRIYYEKHGGEALICSDSDEELTENEGVKHEFSEGEDRLLWMAFEELGLTDEVLNIVSQFVQGTSLEIQDRYKDLKAKSMGRQNQHHEDSGEYKPHIGICLEKSLSAALDSFDNLFCRRCIQLFDCPLHGCSQPLIYPSEKQPVWSEPEGDRKPCSDQCYLLLKDVKMLSEYLTPGSLQGKITATEESDEILAPSSGEGPSNQSTKAISQEERRLTEDIGCCGDLKSDVPVPEIMGKRKVKNKSDSALRDSILPPDDSQTQNSSKKMKKISDDIVTGSSDLNLDACNEEKQRVTHASSEVSAEHTSGSSGNVKPDKDVVDRQKDTKNEIEFKNLYSSMEGQVDEKLSFSDWKTLEKELYFKGVEMFGRNSCLIARNLLSGLKTCKEVATYMSFPHTSSNGPSSITDENGKITANRTDQKMSSRSRTLRKRGKTRKSKYSSKSAGIPFAWKRIASGKNQSIKQYTPCECQTMCGKDCPCQTNETCCEKYCGCSDICKNRYRGCHCAKSQCRSRQCPCFAAGRECDPDVCRNCWVSCGGGSLGEPPRRGDGHCGNMRMLLRQRQRILLAKSSLVGWGAFIKNSVNKNDYLGEYTGELISHKEADKRGKIYDRENSSFLFNLNDQLVLDACRKGDKLKFANHWESPNCVAKVMLVAGDHRVGIFANKNINAGEELFYDYCYEPEHRPPWAVPKGEASKRDESAANQGRAKKNQSH
- the LOC112756481 gene encoding histone-lysine N-methyltransferase EZA1 isoform X3; the encoded protein is MVTKATDSASKPQNQHGEPMEDTSGTLASKIDQMRKQIQEERIISVKEKLQKNGENLQHQISAILSVISSWDSSQTKENRASEMLSSRINQPQSKYLSLFQLLGENNPHGIPAPSIRLPSIEKIPTYTTWMHLARNEKMSEDQSIIGRRRIYYEKHGGEALICSDSDEELTENEGVKHEFSEGEDRLLWMAFEELGLTDEVLNIVSQFVQGTSLEIQDRYKDLKAKSMGRQNQHHEDSGEYKPHIGICLEKSLSAALDSFDNLFCRRCIQLFDCPLHGCSQPLIYPSEKQPVWSEPEGDRKPCSDQCYLLLKDVKMLSEYLTPGSLQGKITATEESDEILAPSSGEGPSNQSTKAISQEERRLTEDIGCCGDLKSDVPVPEIMGKRKVKNKSDSALRDSILPPDDSQTQNSSKKMKKISDDIVTGSSDLNLDACNEEKQRVTHASSEVSAEHTSGSSGNVKPDKDVVDRQKDTKNEIEFKNLYSSMEGQVDEKLSFSDWKTLEKELYFKGVEMFGRNSCLIARNLLSGLKTCKEVATYMSFPHTSSNGPSSITDENGKITANRTMSSRSRTLRKRGKTRKSKYSSKSAGIPFAWKRIASGKNQSIKQYTPCECQTMCGKDCPCQTNETCCEKYCGCSDICKNRYRGCHCAKSQCRSRQCPCFAAGRECDPDVCRNCWVSCGGGSLGEPPRRGDGHCGNMRMLLRQRQRILLAKSSLVGWGAFIKNSVNKNDYLGEYTGELISHKEADKRGKIYDRENSSFLFNLNDQLVLDACRKGDKLKFANHWESPNCVAKVMLVAGDHRVGIFANKNINAGEELFYDYCYEPEHRPPWAVPKGEASKRDESAANQGRAKKNQSH